A window from Exiguobacterium marinum DSM 16307 encodes these proteins:
- a CDS encoding alpha/beta hydrolase, protein MKKFFKWAGLVVLGLLVIAVAGFFIWTQFTYGPTDEATQYAEEGTLVDNRLEFGDTASEVGVILYPGAKVEKEAYAYYGTRLAEEGVFVAIPSLRLNLGILDIDAADSIIEAHPEIERWVVAGHSLGGSAASGYALEHQELVEGVIFLASYPISSMVDSDLRVLSISGELDGLAVPEDIDASRSDLPEDSQFVQIESGNHANFGMYGPQKGDQESPLTSKEQLDEVLSAILEWL, encoded by the coding sequence ATGAAGAAATTCTTTAAATGGGCAGGACTGGTAGTCTTGGGACTGCTTGTCATCGCGGTCGCTGGCTTTTTCATTTGGACACAGTTCACGTATGGACCGACCGATGAAGCGACGCAGTATGCGGAAGAAGGGACCTTGGTTGACAACCGTCTCGAGTTCGGCGACACGGCGAGCGAGGTCGGGGTCATTCTCTACCCAGGGGCAAAAGTCGAGAAAGAGGCGTATGCATATTATGGAACACGATTAGCAGAAGAGGGTGTCTTTGTCGCCATTCCGTCGCTTCGTCTTAACTTAGGCATTTTAGATATCGACGCAGCCGATTCAATCATCGAGGCACATCCGGAGATTGAACGCTGGGTCGTGGCCGGTCACTCTCTTGGAGGTTCAGCGGCATCGGGGTACGCGCTCGAACATCAAGAATTGGTGGAGGGTGTGATTTTCCTCGCCTCGTATCCGATCAGCTCGATGGTCGACAGTGACTTACGCGTATTATCGATCTCGGGTGAATTGGATGGGCTGGCTGTCCCGGAAGATATCGATGCGAGTCGAAGTGACCTTCCTGAAGATAGTCAATTCGTACAAATCGAATCTGGGAACCATGCGAACTTCGGGATGTATGGTCCACAAAAAGGGGATCAGGAAAGTCCTCTCACATCGAAAGAACAATTGGACGAAGTCCTATCCGCAATTCTCGAATGGTTATGA